TGGGCGACGACCTGCGCGACATCGAGGCCGGCCAGGCCGCGGGCATGGTGACGGTGGCCTGCAACTGGGGCTATTGCGGTTCGATCGATCCGGCCACCTGGGGGGCAGACCTCCTGCTGGACACGCCGGCGCATTTGCTGGCGGCATTGCGCGAGACGGTTGCCGCGCAGCATCCGGCCGCAGCCCTGGCGTGATCCGATCCGCGCCGGCCTGCGCCGGCGCCTGTCTTTCCCGGTTGCGCTTACAACTCTTTACGATTGATACAGCGCGCCGTCTATCTCCGAGACAGCCGCTCCAGTAATCTGCATCCATCGAACAACAGAACGATTCAGGAGCAGAGACATGGAAGCGACCAAGACCACTCGTATCCATCCGCTGATGGCAGCCGCCGCCGTATCGGTAATCGTCGTCAGCGCCGCCGGCACCGCCGCGATCACCGGCTTGCTGCCGAGTTCGCACAGCGAGCCGCAGGCAGCAGCGGCACCGCTGGTTGCCACCCAGGCGGCGCCGGCCTACGCAGCGGCAGCGCCGGCGGCGGCCCTGGTGGCGGGCGGTGTCGCACAGAACGCCCAGCAGCCTGGCTATGCCCAGCCGGTACCGACCGCTTACGTACAACCGCTGGTCGCCGCCCAGGCCGTGCCGGCAGCGGTGCAACCCGCCCCGGCCCCGGTGGTGATCAAGGAAACCATCATCAAGGAAGTGCCGGTCAAGCACGCGGCGCCGAAGCCGCGCCCGGTACAGCACCATGCCAGCTATGCGCGTGACGACGGTTACTACGCTCCGGCCCCGCGTCCGGCGCCGCAGCCGAACTACATGGCGATCGGCACCGGCGCAGTGGTCGGCGGCCTGCTCGGCAACCAGGTCGGCCACGGCAACGGCAAGAAACTGGCGACCATCGCCGGCGTGATCGGCGGCGGCATGCTGGGCAACCAGATCGCCAACCAGAACCGCTGATCGGCGCCACCGGCGCGCGTGCGAATCCTGCAGCGCGCCGTGAATTGCAGTACAATGATTATTCTTTCGTTGGGGGGCGACCTGGTTTCGACGTGGGTTGCAAAGCAGCGCAGGGCATACCGAGGACTGGTTACCTCGTAAATACATCCAGAAATCAATAACTGCAAACGATAACTCGTACGCACTCGCAGCTTAATTGCTGCTAGCTCTACACTACCTCGCCTCTGGGGTGGGCCGCAAGGCAAGTAGAGTCATTTACAGAGGCTAGGACTCGACCGGGTTACTTGGTCGCTTCCGAAATTTAAGGTAACTCGCTGGTATGCAGGGTGCACGTCCCCGTCGTATCGGTTAAATCAAAAGACAGTGCTAAGTATGTAGAACTGTCTGTAGAGTGCTTGCGGACGAGGGTTCGATTCCCTCCGCCTCCACCAGTATTCAAAAACAAAGCCCCGCCGGCGCAAGCCGGCGGGGCTTTGTTTTTGAATACTTACGAGCGAAAGCATCGAATCCTCGTCCGGTACGGACGAGGGGCGTAGCCGGGGTTTCTTGCCGCAAAGCGGCAAGCCGGCGAAGCGACGTTGCGCTTGCAAGCGCAACGGCTCTCCGATTCGCCACTTCACGACATCGCAGCGCGATGTCGCCTCCGCAGGCTACGCCTGCGGAGCCTCCCGAAGCCTATGCGCTTCCCAGTTCCCGATAAAAATACGTGGTGGCGCAAGACCCGCCCTGCGGCCACAGCGCATACCCCGGAATCGTCCCCACCCGCTGCCACCCCGCGCGCTCGTACAAACGCTCCGCATCCGCATTCGCCGTATCCAGTACCAGCAAGGTCTTGCGCAAGTCGCGCCCCACCCGCTCCGCCGCGTCCAGCAAGGCCGCCCCCACCCCCTGCCTGCGCGCGCCTGACGCCACCAGCATCTTGCACAGGTCGGCCCGGTGCCCCTGGTTGTCCGGCTGCGCCAGCGCCAGCTGCACGGTGCCGACGATCCGCTCCCCGTCCTGCGCCACCAGCAGGGCGCGCCTGCCCTCCTTGACGTCCTGCGCCACCGCGCGCCAGAACGCCGTCGCCTGCTGTGCTTCCAGCGGCTGCATGAACCCGACCGACGCCCCGCCCTCGACGCAATCGGCCAGCAATGCCGCCAGGCCGGCCAGTTCGCGCTCGGACACCGCCAGCACGTGGCGAATCGTGATGCTCATCTCAACTCCCGATGGTGGTGAGGACGACGGCGTAACGCGCCGCCAGGTCGCCCGGATTGTGGAAGGAATTCGGCTGGTCGAGCGGAATCGCCAGGCAATCGCCGGCGCCCAACCGGTACATCCGGGCGCCGTAGGTGACGTCCATCTGCCCTTCCAGCATCCAGATCTGCTGCAGCACCTGCGGCGAACGCGCGCCGGCTTCGTAGGTGACGCGCGCCTGTGGCGGAAACACGACCTCGACGATGCGCGTCGGCGTGTCCACGCCGCTGGGGGTGACATTGCGGCGCTGGTAGCCGGAATGCGGGTCTTGCCAGATGGCCTGGTCGGCGCGGCGCGCCACCGGTTCGACGGCATCCGGCGGCGCATCGAACAGCGAGGCCAGCGGCACGCCGAGGCCGGCCGCCAGCTTGTCCAGCACCACCGCGGTCGGGCTGGTTTCGGCGCGCTCGATCAGCGACAGCATCGAACGGCTGACGCCGCACTGGGTCGACAGCGCATCGAGCGAGATGCCCTTGGCGGCGCGCAGTTCGCGCACATGACGGGCAATCCGCTCGTTCAGGGATGAATTATCTTTCATATTGGATGCTATTGTCCAATATGATGGACGACGATGCAAGCGAAAACTGCATTCGTTGCATAGCAGCGTGGAAAAGGCCCACGCAATTCAGGACGTCGGCCCCGGATCGGTGCCTTCCGCCACTTGCAGCTCCTTGAGCATCGCATCATTGAACGCCGGCAGGTCGCCCGGATTGCGGCTGGTGACCAGGCGCGCATCGATCACGACTTCATCGTCGGTCCATTCGGCGCCGGCATTCAACAGGTCGCGCCTCAGGCTGGGCCAGCTGGTCAGGTGCTTGGCGGTGGCGATGCCGGCATCGATCAGGGTCCAGGGGCCATGGCAGATTGCCGCCACCATCTTTTCCTCGACGCTGAAGCCGCGGATGAAGTCGATCGCCGGCCGGCTCAAGCGCAGCCGGTCGGGATTGGCGACGCCGCCGGGCAGCACCAGCGCATCGAAGTCGGTGGGGTTGGCGTCACCCACATGCAGCTCGACGGTAAAGCGGTCGGCCGGCTGCAATTGATTAAATCCCTGCACTTGCTCGCCGGCCTGCTTGGGCGAAAGCAACACGACGGTCGCCCCGTTCCGTTCCAGGAAAGAACGCGGGCTGGTATATTCGATCTGCTCGACGCCGTCGGTCATCAGCATGGCGACGCGTTTGCCCTGCAAGGGTTTGGCGGTAACTTGCTCCATGATCGCCTCCGCATCATGCGATTATCAGACGACCATTCTAGGCGGCGTGGGCGGCGCATGGCGCACGGCCCATAGAGCACGATACGCAGATCAATTATCTGCTTGCGCTTACGCCTTCGCCGCTTGCAGTTGCGCCAGGATCGCCTGGTTGAACGCAGGAATGTCGTCCGGCTTGCGGCTGGTGACCAGCTTGCCGTCGACCACTACCTGCTCGTCGCTCCACTCGGCGCCGGCGTTCTGCAAATCCAGCTGCAGCGTCGGCCAGCTGGTCATGCGCTTGCCCTTGACGAGTTCGGCATCGATCAGCGTCCACGGACCGTGGCAGATCGAGGCGACCGGCTTGTCCTGGTCGCCGAATGCGCGGATGAAGGCGATCGACTCCTTCGACAGGCGCAATTGGTCCGGATTGGCGACGCCGCCCGGCAGCACCAGCGCATCGAAGTCGTCCGGACGGGCGTCGCGCACGTCGAGCTCGACCTTGAAGGTCTTGTCCGGCGTCAGCTGGTCGAAGCCTTGGATGTCCTCGCCGGCACCCTTAGGCGACACTAGCGTCACCTCGGCGCCCTGTTGCTCCAGAAAGGCGCGCGGGCCGGTGTACTCGACTTGCTCGACGCCGTCCGTCAACAGCATGGCGACGCGCTTGCCTTGCAGGGCTTGGCCCGAAATTTGCTGATTTTGTTGCATATGATCTCCTTGTTAGCGTGGATAGTAAGCTAGGTGGAGATTTAATTGTAAATTTGATGACATGTCGACGGCGCGCGCCTGAGGTCAATCGAAGATGGCCTGCCACACCATCCACATGTTGGCCAGCGAGATCACCACGAACAGGAACCAGGACAGCGCCGCCGTCCACCAGGCGTTGACGAAGCGCCCCATCAGGTCGCTGCGGCCGGTCAGGCGGATCAGCGGGTACATGGCAAACGGCAATTGCATGCTGAGCACGACCTGGCTGCCGACCAGCATCTTGCCGACCGCATGGTCGCCCAGCGTCAGCACGCCGACCATGGCCGGACCCAGTGCCAGGCCGCGCGTGATCAGGCGCCGCTGCCAGCAGGGAATCTTGAGCTTCAAGAAACCTTCCATGATCACTTGCCCGGCGATGGTGCCGGTGAAGGTCGAGCTCTGGCCCGAAGCCAGCAGCGCCAGCCCGAACAGGATGGCGGCCAGCGCCGTGCCGGCGATCGGCGCCAGCAAGGCGTAGGCCTGGTCGATGTCCATCACGTTGCCGCCACCCGGCTTGTAGAAAGCGGCGGCGGACAGCACCAGGATGGCGCCGTTGATGAACAGCGCCAGCACCAGCGAGACGATGGTGTCGATGCGCGACAGGCCGATCGCTTCGGCCAGGTGCGCATCGTTCTGCGCCGTCTTGCGCCGGATGATGCGCGTCTGCACCACCGACGAGTGCAGGTACAGGTTGTGCGGCATCACGGTGGCGCCCAGGATGCCGATGGCGAGGTACAGCGCGTCGCGGTCGGCCAGCTTCTGCACCGAGGGCACCAGGCCGGCCAGCACCGCCTGCCAGTCGGGTTTCACCAATGCCAGTTCCGAGAACAGGCAGATGGCGATCGTCGCGATCAGGCCCAGCACGATCGCTTCCAGCTGGCGGAAACCCTTTCCCTTCAGCGCCAGCACGATCACGGTGTCGAGCGCGGTCAGCGCCACGCCCACCGGCAGCGACACGCCCAGCAGCAACTTGAACGCCAGTGCGCAGCCGAGCACCTCGGCCAGGTCGCAGGCGATGATCGACAATTCCGCGAACACCCACAGCCCTTTCGCCGCGCGCGGGTGGTATTGCTCGCGGCAGTGGACGGCCAGGTCCTTGCCGGTGACGATGCCGAGCCGCATGCTCAGGCATTGCAACACGATCGCCGCCAGGCTCGACAGCACGACCACGAACAGCAGCCCGTAGCCGAATTGCGACCCGCCCTGGATGGCGGTGGCCCAGTTGCCCGGATCCATGTAGCCCACCGACACCAGCAGGCCTGGGCCGGCGAAGCGCAGGATTTTTTTCCACAACGGATCGGTTTCAGGGACGGTGACGGTGCCCGAGACTTCGGACGGACAGAAGGGCGCGGTGGCGGTGGTGGGGAGCTTGAACATGGGCGGGCAGGAGAGTAGCCGACGATTCTAGCGCAATCGCCGCGCATGCATGTGCCCGCCCGAAATCGAACAATCGGAAACGTTGCTCTAGTGAAACAAACCTGATGCGCCGTTGAAAGGCGTTGGTTCCGGCATTGCCGGAAACCTTCCCCGGGAAAGCGCAATCTGTCCAAGACAATATTGTTGACCTAAAAGACGTCGTTCCCGCGAAAGCGGGGATCCATGCAGAGCATCAGAAACCAGCCCTTGGAAAGTGACGCGGTATTCTCTGGTATCGGCATTCGGATGCGCTGTATGGGTCCCCGCCTGCGCGGGGACGACGGGGTCATTCCTTGTCGGTCCCGAGCACATGCAACCTGGTGCGCAGGCGCCGGATTTCGTCGCCCAGGTCGACCACCAGTGCCGCCAGGTCCTCATTGGCATCGAAGTGGCGCTCGATGCTCAGCAGACGGCGCGCGCGCTGCAGGTCGCCGCCGCGGAAGCGCCAACTGGTCACCTGTACCTCGACGCCGCCGGCCGGCTCGCCGAGTACGCCCGCATGCACGTGGCGCACCACCCAGTCCGGTTCCACGGCGCAGGCGCGCGCCAGTTCCTCGAGCGTGAGCGCGGCGTCGTCCACCAGCACCCCGGTGATGATGTGTGCTTCCTGCATGATCAAGCTCCTGTGCGTTCGCGTGGATTGAAAGCAAGGTCGCGCGCCATGGTCTCGTACAGTTCGCGCGCACGGTCGCTGGTCGCGGGCGGCAGCACCACGTCCAGCACCAGGTACAAGTCGCCGGCCTGCGCCGCCGGAATGCCGCGTCCCTTCAGGCGCAGCTTGCGCCCGCCCTGCGAGCCGGCCGGCACGTTCACCTCGATCGAACCGGACGGCGTTGGCACCGAGATGGCGGCGCCGAGCGCGGCTTCCCACGGCGTCACCGGCACGTTCTGGTAGACGTGGGCGCCTTCCAGGCGGTAGCGCGCGTCCGGGTTCAGCTGGATTTCCAGGTACAAATCGCCGGCCGCGCCGCCGCCCGTGCCCGGATGGCCCTGCCCGCCCAGGCGCAGCTGCTGGCCGGGCGTCACGCCCTTCGGGATGTTGACGCTGAGGGTCTTGTCGCGCGTCCCGGTGCGGCCCTGCGCATCCTGCTGCGGCACGCGCAGGCTGACGTTGCGGGTCGCGCCCTGGTAGGCGTCGCGCAGGTCGATGGAGATGGCGGCGTGGATGTCCTCGCCGCGTGTGTTGAATCCGCCGCCCATGCCGCCCATGCCGCCCGCGCCGCCCATGCCGCCGCGGCGGGCGCCGCCCCGGCCGATGTTGGCGAACAGGTCGGAAAAGAAGTCGCTGCCGCCGGCGCCGCCGAAGTCGAACTGCGATCCCCAGTCCGGCGGCGGCTGGAAGCCCTGGCCGGGACGCGGACCCTGCCCCAGCGCGTCGAAGGCGGCGCGCTTCTCGGCGTCGCCCAGCACGTCGTAGGCTTCGTTGATTTCCTTGGTCTTGGCGTCGGCATCCTTGTGCTTGCTGACGTCGGGGTGGTACTGGCGCACCAGCTTGCGGTAGGCCTTCTTGATCTCGTCGGCGGACGCGCTGCGTTCGACGCCGAGCACCTTGTAGTAATCCTTGTATTCCACGCGCCTGCTCCTGGATCGGTTTCTCGAATGGTAATGCATGCCCTCGCCGTATCGGCACACGGTTCGGATGCGCTGCCGTCATATTTGCGGGCGAGGATTGGCATTTCAACCACGCTTTTGTTCGAGGCGAACGCGGCTGCCAGGCATCGGCCGCCCCGTTGGGGTCACGGCCGTCACGCAATCCGAACAATTACTCAGTAAAATCACGGGTTTCGCCCGCCGACCCCGCCATGACGTCCACCACAGCCACCCGCCCCGCCGCTTCCCCCGTCCGCACCGAGATCGCCACCCTGTGGCGCCTGTCCTGGCCGATGCTGGTCGGCCAGCTGGCGACGGTCGGCATGGGCGTGGCCGACGTCGCCATGACCGGCCACGTCAGCGCTGCCGAGCTGGCCGCGGTTTCGCTCGGCACCTCGGTGTGGTCGATCATCCTGGTGACCGTGATGGGCGTCATGATGGCGGTGAATTCGGTGGTGGCGCACGAGATGGGCGGCGGGCGCTTCGACCGCATCGCCCATTCGGTGCGCGAATCGCTGTGGATGGGCGTCGGTGTCGGCCTGGCCGGCTGCCTGGCGGCCAATCTGTGCACGCTGCTGTTCGACCACATCGGCCTGGAGCAGGCGGTGGCCGACCGCGCTTCTCTGTTTCTCCACATCGTCAGCCTGGGCATGCCGCCGTTCGCCTGCTACCGCGCGCTGTACGGCTATACCACCAGCATCAACCAGACCAAGCCGATCATGGTCATCGCCCTGCTCGGGCTGCTGTACAACGTGCTGATGAACTGGCTGCTGGTGTTCGGCAATGCCGGTTTTCCGCAGCTGGGCGCAATCGGCTGCGCGGTGTCGACCGCCAGCGGCGTGTGGCTGATGCTGGGCGGGATGATATGGTGGATCAAGGTGTCGAGCGCCTACCGCGCCACCTACCCGTTCACGCGCTGGGAAGGCCCGAACTGGGGCGAGATCGGCGCCATGCTGAAGCTCGGCCTGCCGATCGGCGTGACCCACTTCGCCGAGGTGAGCGCCTTCGGCGTGGTCAGCCTGCTGGTGGCGCGCTTCGGCGTGGTGCAGGTGTCGGCGCACCAGATCGCGCTGAATTTCACGTCGCTGGTGTTCATGGTCCCGCTCAGCTTCGGCATCGGCGCGCTGACCCGCGTGGGCCAGGCGATGGGCGAAGGCGACGCCGTGCGCGCGCGCTTCGTGGCCTGGGTCGGCACCGGCATGTGCATCGCCTTCGGCATGCTGTCGGCGGTCGGCATCTTGCTGTTCCGTTGGCAGATCGCGGCCATGTACACGTCGGACGCGGCGGTGCAGGCCACCTGCGCCATGCTGCTGCTGTTCGCGGCGCTGTTCCAGCTGTCCGACTCGACCCAGGTGGCGGCCGCCTCCGCCATGCGCGGCTACCAGGTCACGCGCTCGCCGATGATCATCCAGATGATCGCCTTCTGGGGCGTGGCGCTGCCGGTCGGCTGGGTCCTCGGCCTGGCCCCCGGCTGGTTCCCGTGGTCGCCCATCGAGCCGATGGCGGCCACCGGCTTCTGGATCGGCCTGGTGCTGGGGCTGACGGTGGCGGCGGTGCTGCTGGCGTGGTCGCTGGACCGCTTGTCGAAGCTGCGGGTGCGCCAGGCTAAGGCAGTTGCCTGACCTCGAGTCCTTGCCGGTTGCCGCCCTTGCCCACCCCGGCGATTTCCGGCTCGTCGACCGGCATGCCGTCGGGGCCGAGGCGCAGCGGCGGCGATTCCGGTTCGCTGGCACGCGCCGGCACCGACTTCGGCAAGGATGACGCCAGCGCAAACAATTCCGCCTTGGAATTCGCGAGCACCACATTGGCATCCAGCCATAGCTGGTAATTGCGCCGCCCTTCCTTCCAGTCCAGCACCGACACGGCCTTGCCGGATGCGGCCTGCAGCACGATCAGGCGCGCCGGCAGGCCGTTGACGCGTTCAGGCTCATCCTGCGGGTTGCGGTAGCTGCGCGAGCCGTCGGCCGACATGTCGTGCTCGAACAGCGTCAGCGTGCGGCCGCCGGGCATGCGGAAATTGCGGTACAGGCGCGAACGTGCGTCCCCCATCGTTTCGCCCTGCGCGCCGAGCAGCTCCAGCCCGGCGAACGGCGTGCCGTCCAGGCGCACCGGCTGGAACGCCAGTCCCGCCATGGTCCACGCCACCGGCTTGATGCTGGATGGCGGCGCGAAGCGGGCCAGGTTCTCCTCGCACACGTGCTCGTAACCCCTGCGTGCCATCTCGGCGCGCCGGCGTTCCTGGAACGCGGCGAAGTCGGGCGCGTCCGGTGGCGGACCCAGGCCGCACTGCTCGTCGGCGGCAGGCAGGCGCTCGGCGCGCAGGCCGGGTACGAAGGCCACGGCGCCGGCCGCCGCGGCAAGGAACACGAACGACATCCAGTATGTGTGTCGCAT
The genomic region above belongs to Massilia forsythiae and contains:
- a CDS encoding glycine zipper 2TM domain-containing protein, whose amino-acid sequence is MEATKTTRIHPLMAAAAVSVIVVSAAGTAAITGLLPSSHSEPQAAAAPLVATQAAPAYAAAAPAAALVAGGVAQNAQQPGYAQPVPTAYVQPLVAAQAVPAAVQPAPAPVVIKETIIKEVPVKHAAPKPRPVQHHASYARDDGYYAPAPRPAPQPNYMAIGTGAVVGGLLGNQVGHGNGKKLATIAGVIGGGMLGNQIANQNR
- a CDS encoding GNAT family N-acetyltransferase — translated: MSITIRHVLAVSERELAGLAALLADCVEGGASVGFMQPLEAQQATAFWRAVAQDVKEGRRALLVAQDGERIVGTVQLALAQPDNQGHRADLCKMLVASGARRQGVGAALLDAAERVGRDLRKTLLVLDTANADAERLYERAGWQRVGTIPGYALWPQGGSCATTYFYRELGSA
- a CDS encoding helix-turn-helix domain-containing protein, whose amino-acid sequence is MKDNSSLNERIARHVRELRAAKGISLDALSTQCGVSRSMLSLIERAETSPTAVVLDKLAAGLGVPLASLFDAPPDAVEPVARRADQAIWQDPHSGYQRRNVTPSGVDTPTRIVEVVFPPQARVTYEAGARSPQVLQQIWMLEGQMDVTYGARMYRLGAGDCLAIPLDQPNSFHNPGDLAARYAVVLTTIGS
- a CDS encoding type 1 glutamine amidotransferase domain-containing protein, translating into MEQVTAKPLQGKRVAMLMTDGVEQIEYTSPRSFLERNGATVVLLSPKQAGEQVQGFNQLQPADRFTVELHVGDANPTDFDALVLPGGVANPDRLRLSRPAIDFIRGFSVEEKMVAAICHGPWTLIDAGIATAKHLTSWPSLRRDLLNAGAEWTDDEVVIDARLVTSRNPGDLPAFNDAMLKELQVAEGTDPGPTS
- a CDS encoding type 1 glutamine amidotransferase domain-containing protein translates to MQQNQQISGQALQGKRVAMLLTDGVEQVEYTGPRAFLEQQGAEVTLVSPKGAGEDIQGFDQLTPDKTFKVELDVRDARPDDFDALVLPGGVANPDQLRLSKESIAFIRAFGDQDKPVASICHGPWTLIDAELVKGKRMTSWPTLQLDLQNAGAEWSDEQVVVDGKLVTSRKPDDIPAFNQAILAQLQAAKA
- a CDS encoding Nramp family divalent metal transporter; translation: MFKLPTTATAPFCPSEVSGTVTVPETDPLWKKILRFAGPGLLVSVGYMDPGNWATAIQGGSQFGYGLLFVVVLSSLAAIVLQCLSMRLGIVTGKDLAVHCREQYHPRAAKGLWVFAELSIIACDLAEVLGCALAFKLLLGVSLPVGVALTALDTVIVLALKGKGFRQLEAIVLGLIATIAICLFSELALVKPDWQAVLAGLVPSVQKLADRDALYLAIGILGATVMPHNLYLHSSVVQTRIIRRKTAQNDAHLAEAIGLSRIDTIVSLVLALFINGAILVLSAAAFYKPGGGNVMDIDQAYALLAPIAGTALAAILFGLALLASGQSSTFTGTIAGQVIMEGFLKLKIPCWQRRLITRGLALGPAMVGVLTLGDHAVGKMLVGSQVVLSMQLPFAMYPLIRLTGRSDLMGRFVNAWWTAALSWFLFVVISLANMWMVWQAIFD
- a CDS encoding MerR family transcriptional regulator, which gives rise to MQEAHIITGVLVDDAALTLEELARACAVEPDWVVRHVHAGVLGEPAGGVEVQVTSWRFRGGDLQRARRLLSIERHFDANEDLAALVVDLGDEIRRLRTRLHVLGTDKE
- a CDS encoding DnaJ C-terminal domain-containing protein; translated protein: MEYKDYYKVLGVERSASADEIKKAYRKLVRQYHPDVSKHKDADAKTKEINEAYDVLGDAEKRAAFDALGQGPRPGQGFQPPPDWGSQFDFGGAGGSDFFSDLFANIGRGGARRGGMGGAGGMGGMGGGFNTRGEDIHAAISIDLRDAYQGATRNVSLRVPQQDAQGRTGTRDKTLSVNIPKGVTPGQQLRLGGQGHPGTGGGAAGDLYLEIQLNPDARYRLEGAHVYQNVPVTPWEAALGAAISVPTPSGSIEVNVPAGSQGGRKLRLKGRGIPAAQAGDLYLVLDVVLPPATSDRARELYETMARDLAFNPRERTGA
- a CDS encoding MATE family efflux transporter; protein product: MTSTTATRPAASPVRTEIATLWRLSWPMLVGQLATVGMGVADVAMTGHVSAAELAAVSLGTSVWSIILVTVMGVMMAVNSVVAHEMGGGRFDRIAHSVRESLWMGVGVGLAGCLAANLCTLLFDHIGLEQAVADRASLFLHIVSLGMPPFACYRALYGYTTSINQTKPIMVIALLGLLYNVLMNWLLVFGNAGFPQLGAIGCAVSTASGVWLMLGGMIWWIKVSSAYRATYPFTRWEGPNWGEIGAMLKLGLPIGVTHFAEVSAFGVVSLLVARFGVVQVSAHQIALNFTSLVFMVPLSFGIGALTRVGQAMGEGDAVRARFVAWVGTGMCIAFGMLSAVGILLFRWQIAAMYTSDAAVQATCAMLLLFAALFQLSDSTQVAAASAMRGYQVTRSPMIIQMIAFWGVALPVGWVLGLAPGWFPWSPIEPMAATGFWIGLVLGLTVAAVLLAWSLDRLSKLRVRQAKAVA